In Lactococcus paracarnosus, a genomic segment contains:
- the yihA gene encoding ribosome biogenesis GTP-binding protein YihA/YsxC — protein MKFNIHNVSLTISAASSKQYPDTDWPEIALAGRSNVGKSSFINTLLNRKNFARTSGRPGKTQLLNFFNIDDTLHFVDVPGYGYARVSKKEREKWGGLIEEYLTTRPNLRAVVSLVDMRHEPSTEDIQMYEFLKYYEIPVILVATKADKIKRGKWNKHESVIKKALQFDSTDDFIIFSSFDKTGLDEAWRVIEEFID, from the coding sequence ATGAAATTTAATATCCATAATGTCAGTTTGACAATTTCTGCTGCATCAAGCAAGCAGTATCCTGATACAGACTGGCCAGAGATTGCACTTGCTGGTCGTTCAAATGTTGGTAAATCAAGCTTTATCAATACCTTACTTAACCGTAAAAACTTTGCGCGTACATCAGGTAGACCTGGTAAAACACAGTTGCTTAACTTTTTCAATATCGATGATACCTTACACTTTGTCGATGTACCAGGCTATGGTTATGCACGTGTTTCTAAAAAAGAACGTGAGAAATGGGGAGGGCTAATAGAAGAATATTTGACGACCCGTCCTAATCTTCGTGCGGTTGTGAGCTTAGTTGATATGCGTCATGAACCATCTACTGAGGATATTCAAATGTATGAATTCCTTAAGTATTATGAAATTCCAGTTATTTTAGTTGCGACTAAGGCTGATAAGATTAAACGTGGCAAGTGGAACAAACATGAAAGTGTCATTAAAAAGGCCTTACAGTTTGATAGTACTGATGACTTCATCATTTTTTCAAGTTTTGATAAAACAGGTTTGGATGAGGCGTGGCGTGTGATTGAGGAATTTATAGACTAA
- a CDS encoding homoserine dehydrogenase, with amino-acid sequence MTVNIALLGFGTVASGIPFLLKENGEKITSAACTDISISKVLVRDEAEKSALLAQGHDYNFVTDINAILTDPSVHIVVELMGRIEPAKTFISQALEAKKHVVTANKDLLAMHGSELLAIASANQVALYYEAAVAGGIPILRTLASAYTSDKITKVLGVVNGTSNFMMTKMVDEGWTYDQALAEASRLGYAESDPTNDVDGIDAAYKMVILSQFAFGMTIKFDDVRHEGIRNITPADVKLAQKLGFVIKLVGEIVERESGIYAEVVPTFLPKTHQLATVNGVMNAVFVESIGIGEAMFYGPGAGQKPTAASVVADIIQLAMSVAEGYSAPPFNIFARETVYAKNEDLLDKYYFAIETEDKSGQLLRLAELFHAENVSFEQVFQDKISDHVATIAIISHQMDLNQFDNLVAKISSLDGFTLRNTIKVI; translated from the coding sequence ATGACAGTCAACATCGCTTTACTTGGATTTGGGACAGTAGCCAGTGGTATTCCATTTTTATTAAAAGAAAATGGTGAAAAAATCACCTCAGCTGCCTGTACGGATATCAGTATCTCAAAAGTTTTAGTCAGAGATGAAGCAGAAAAAAGTGCCTTATTGGCACAAGGGCATGATTATAACTTCGTGACGGATATCAACGCTATCTTGACGGATCCATCAGTTCATATTGTCGTTGAGCTTATGGGACGTATTGAACCAGCCAAAACATTTATTTCTCAAGCGCTTGAGGCTAAGAAGCATGTTGTGACAGCTAATAAAGATTTACTTGCCATGCATGGCTCGGAATTATTAGCTATCGCTTCTGCTAATCAAGTGGCACTCTACTATGAAGCAGCAGTAGCAGGTGGTATTCCTATCTTGAGAACACTAGCAAGTGCTTATACGTCTGACAAGATTACAAAAGTGCTTGGTGTTGTCAATGGCACCAGTAATTTCATGATGACCAAAATGGTAGATGAAGGCTGGACGTATGATCAAGCATTAGCAGAAGCAAGCCGTCTAGGCTATGCTGAATCTGATCCAACCAATGATGTTGACGGGATTGATGCTGCTTATAAGATGGTGATTCTGAGTCAATTTGCTTTTGGTATGACCATTAAGTTTGATGATGTCCGCCATGAAGGCATTCGCAATATCACACCAGCTGACGTTAAATTAGCACAGAAATTGGGCTTCGTAATTAAGTTAGTTGGTGAAATTGTTGAGCGTGAGTCTGGTATTTATGCAGAAGTCGTGCCAACCTTCCTACCTAAAACACACCAATTAGCAACAGTTAATGGTGTCATGAATGCAGTCTTTGTTGAATCTATTGGTATTGGTGAGGCCATGTTTTATGGACCTGGTGCTGGTCAAAAGCCAACAGCTGCCTCTGTTGTTGCTGATATTATTCAACTAGCTATGAGTGTAGCAGAAGGCTATTCAGCACCGCCATTTAATATCTTTGCGCGTGAAACAGTCTATGCTAAAAATGAAGATTTGTTAGATAAGTATTATTTTGCCATCGAAACTGAGGACAAATCTGGTCAACTTTTACGCCTTGCAGAGCTCTTCCATGCAGAAAATGTCTCATTTGAACAAGTTTTCCAAGATAAAATTAGTGATCATGTTGCAACGATTGCTATCATTTCACATCAAATGGA